The bacterium DNA segment ATAGAATAGGCAGCATCCATATTGCTGGCGGTAAGTGGATCGGGCGTCCGGGCTCGCCGCGTTTGCTGGACGATCATTGTCACGAAGTGCCTGATCCTGTTTACGGAATGCTTTCCCACTTAGCAGAACGGGCCGGCGAGCCTTTAACTGTCATTCTGGAAAGAGATGGAAATTTTCCACACTTTGATGTTTTGCTGCGGGAGTTAACTCTTGCGCGCGAGGCGCTTAGAGATGGAGATTCCCGCAAGCAAAAAGGAGCAGCATGAGTCCGGCTTTCGAAGCATTTCTCGCTCGACTTTATGTGGATCCGGAATTCCGTGCCAGATTTTTGAAGGACCGAACACGCGAAGCTTATGATGTAGGCCTGAGTCATTCTGAAATCGCCGCGCTGTTAGTAATTCCTCAAGAAGATCTGGAAATAGCGGCAAGCAGTTTCGAAAAGAAAAGGCGCCGAATGATGGTCTCGAAGAGCACTTTGGCTTCCCGTTTGATGCGTCTGTTTCGATGAAAACTCATCTGGTCTGCGGACTCGGTCAGGTGGGATATCGTATTTGCCATTTGTTGCTTCGGCTGGGTGAAAAAGTCGAAGTCATTACAAAGGAAACCAGAGAAGAATGGGTTTCAGAACTGCAATCTTTGGGAGTCAGGGTCCATTTAAAGGATGCAAGAAACTCTCAGGTTTTGATCGATGCAGGAATCAGGGAAGCTGTATCGCTTACCTCGGTAACAGGACAGGACTTAATCAATATTGAGATCGGGTTAGATGCGAAGACGTTGTGTCCTGATCTTCCCGTGGTGCTTCGCATTTTCGATGAAACGCTTGGGGATCGCCTGGAAGAGACTCTACAGCTCCGGAAAGCAATCGGCCGCTCTTCATTGGCTGCGCCTGTCTTTGCTTCCGCGGTCATGAAGAAAATTGTTTGTGGCTCTTTTGCAGTGGATGGACAGCCATTTGTAATTGAAGAGGATGGTCAGCTTACGGCGATGGAACGGAAGAATTTTCCCTCTCATCATCTTCCACGAAAAACAGTTTGGAGCAATGTGATCAGGACATGGAAGGAATCCACGTTGCCTTTCGGCAAAGTGGCTCTTTTTCTCTTAAGCGTGATGGCTGTGTCAGCTGTGATCTTCTATTTCGGAATGGGATTGAGCGTTATAGACGCCATTTATTTCATAACCACAACAATAACAACCGTTGGCTACGGAGATATCACGCCAGCTTCCGGCCCGCTGAAACTATACGTCTGTCTTCTTATGTTGCTGGGTTCTGCAACGATTGCAGCAATGTATTCCTGGATTACAGATTTCATCGTAACTTCGAAGTTTCAGCAGTTGTTCGGCAAAACGTTGACTCCGGAAAAGGATCATGTGGTGCTTGTGGGACTGGGAAACATCGGTTACAGGATTGCAGAAGAGTTGCAGCGGCTTGGAATTGAACTGGTCGCGTTGGAAACGAATCCTAGAGCCCTTGTGGAAACGGTTCGCAGCTTTGCGCCCGTAATAGTCGGAGACGGTCGAACACCTGAAACACTGGAAAAGGCAGGGATTCGAACGGCCCGCGCCATCATTGCGGCAACTTCTGATGATTCGACCAATCTTACGGTCGTGCTTGTCGGTCGTGGTTTGAATCCTCGAATCCGAACGGTGGCGCGAATTTTTGACGCTGAATTTGCCGAGAAAATTCAAAAGCCTTTGAAGGTGGATGTCGCATACAGCGCTTCGCAAATCGCCGCTCCGACTTTCGTCGCGGCTGCGCTGTATGAAAATGTTGTCGGAGCTTTTGTTCTCAATGACGCAAACCTATTTATTTTCACTTACAAAAAGGTCAGAGAAGAATGGATCGGTCAAACGCCGTCAAATCTCCGGAAATCGACGGTTGATGTTCTGTTTCGACGAAATGAAAAAACAGATCGTTTTGTGTCAACTTTGCAAGATGATTCGCCCTTTGTTCGCGAAGAGCAATTGATTGCTGTAAGAGTTCGTAATTTGATTGCCGCTAAATGAAAATATCTAGTTCAAATTCCGCGTAGCCGGCGCAGAAGAAAGATCAAGATTACAGCACCGAGAGTTGCCATGATGATTCTGCCCAGTAGGCCGTAGGCAGCCAGGCCCACCAGACCAAACAGGAAGGATCCAATGAAAGCGCCGATCACACCAATGATCATGTAGATCAGAACGCTCTTTCTACCACCACGCATCAACAGACTGCCCAGCCAGCCTGCAATGAGCCCGATCAACAAAGTGTAGAGGAGGTCTAGAAGTCTATACATCGTCTCTAACGTATATTATATTGCCAGTCTGCGGACTGGAAGTCCGCGGCCCATAATGCAGGCCTGGAAGCCTGCGCTCCGTTCTATCCTATTCGGTGCGGAGAGCTTCGAGCGGATCCAGTTTTGCGGCGCGGCGAGCCGGTGCGACTCCGCTGATCAATCCCACGATTACACTGACAAGGATTGCCACAATCACATACATCGTAGGAATGCGCACTGGCAATGCCGGGATCACGGCGCCGAGGAGTTGCGCGATGCCAATTCCTGCAATCACACCGGCAACCCCTCCGGCAGTGGAGAGGAG contains these protein-coding regions:
- a CDS encoding nitrile hydratase subunit alpha — its product is MSPAFEAFLARLYVDPEFRARFLKDRTREAYDVGLSHSEIAALLVIPQEDLEIAASSFEKKRRRMMVSKSTLASRLMRLFR
- a CDS encoding NAD-binding protein encodes the protein MKTHLVCGLGQVGYRICHLLLRLGEKVEVITKETREEWVSELQSLGVRVHLKDARNSQVLIDAGIREAVSLTSVTGQDLINIEIGLDAKTLCPDLPVVLRIFDETLGDRLEETLQLRKAIGRSSLAAPVFASAVMKKIVCGSFAVDGQPFVIEEDGQLTAMERKNFPSHHLPRKTVWSNVIRTWKESTLPFGKVALFLLSVMAVSAVIFYFGMGLSVIDAIYFITTTITTVGYGDITPASGPLKLYVCLLMLLGSATIAAMYSWITDFIVTSKFQQLFGKTLTPEKDHVVLVGLGNIGYRIAEELQRLGIELVALETNPRALVETVRSFAPVIVGDGRTPETLEKAGIRTARAIIAATSDDSTNLTVVLVGRGLNPRIRTVARIFDAEFAEKIQKPLKVDVAYSASQIAAPTFVAAALYENVVGAFVLNDANLFIFTYKKVREEWIGQTPSNLRKSTVDVLFRRNEKTDRFVSTLQDDSPFVREEQLIAVRVRNLIAAK
- a CDS encoding GlsB/YeaQ/YmgE family stress response membrane protein — its product is MYRLLDLLYTLLIGLIAGWLGSLLMRGGRKSVLIYMIIGVIGAFIGSFLFGLVGLAAYGLLGRIIMATLGAVILIFLLRRLRGI